From the genome of Streptococcus oralis:
TATCCTTATAATCAAAGCTCCAAGATGTCAATTCTTGGTCTGTGAAGCTCTTTATAACTTGATCAATTTTTGCCTGGTCAAGTTTCTTATCTTCTAGAGTTGATTTGATTTGACTCAGTAAAAGTTCCTTAGCCTTACTTGCATCTTTGAAGAGTTTACTGAGGTCAAAAGCTTTCCCATCTTCAGTCAAGAAAATTTTCCCTAAAGAAGTCTTTTCTTTTTCTTCAACCTTTGATGCAGACAAATCGTAGACTTGCTTACTGATACTACGAGCAACAACTCCCTTTAAGACTGGATCCAACTGCTCGGTATAATAAAAGACCAAATCCTCTTTATCTTCCAGCTTTTCTTTGATATCCTGGTTGATTTTTTCTCTAACAGACGCAATGACTTCCTCTCCTTGTAGAGGGTAGTAGGCAATCACCTCAGCTTGACCTTTTCGGAAATGATCCTTCTGACTACCTGTGTTGAATTGCTGGTCCTTTTCGCTTTTTAGCGCTTCAATTTTCTGTTCGTAAGATTGCTTTTGTAGTAGCTTATAACCAATAGCACTCCCTAATAGAATCGTAGCAATTCCAAAGATTCCAACAAGGGAAAGCAATAGCCTTCTCGTTTTATCGTGAGAAACACGTTTCGCTCTATTTTTTTTCATATTTCCATCATATCAAATCAAGGCTATTATTTCAATGATAAACAGGGATTCTGTCTTTTTTTAGGAAAATAAAAAAGCTTAGAAATCTTCTAAGCTTCTATTTTTAAAAACGAATCGCTTCACGTGTTTTCTCATATGAAGTTACAAAACGGTTTGTAACCCCTGGTTCAGCAACTTCCAAAGCTTGTGAAATTTTTTCAAACGACGCTTGGTAGTCAAACTCTTTTTCAAAAATTTCAAGCGCTTCGTTGAAGGCCTCTTGGATACGCTCATCAAATGAACGGTAACGGTTTGAGTATTGGAGTAGTTGCTCCGTCAAGGTTGCATATTGAACGATATCATAGGTTTCTGTTTCAAGTGCTTCCATATCATTTGTTGCAATTTCAAGAATTCGTTTAACCGATTCAATATTCACTTGTGGTTGTTCTAACTCTGCCATCAGATCTTCTGTGTTATGACTTGCAGTAAAGAAAAGTTTCAAGAAACTTTGAGGAATACCTGGCAAGTTTCTCTTCTCCATGTAACGTTTGATAGTATGCAAACGGTTCACATAGACATTTGCTTTTTGGCGAGCATTGAGGTCGTCTTTTTCAATTTGCGCAAGTCGTTCGCTAACAGAGATTTGCTCATCCTCTATATCCTTGAGGTTGCTTTGAAGCATTTCCAACTGTTCTTCAAGAGCAGAGTAGGCTTGTGTTGACTCACCTTGATCCTCTGTCACTTCCATGATTGCTGTATCAAGTGCAGCCAATTCTGCTTGAAGGCGACGAACATGATTGCCATCACTTTCAGGAAGAAGGTAGGTTTTAGTCAAGCGTTCAAGATCTTGAACAAGCACCTGATTATTTTCTTTCAAGTGGTTGAGATAAGTTGGTAATGTAGCAAGAAGACTTTCAACCACTTTTTGAGCTGCAATTTCACGAGTGAAGATATCATAAAGTGCGTTGATTTCTTCTTGGATGCGATTATTTTCATACTCTGCATTGTCCAATTCCAACTGACGAATATTTTCTTGATTATTTTTCAAAGACTCATGCAAAAGTTGGAAACGGGATTCAATATCTGTTTCTGTAAAGTGGTAGTTGGCATCCAACAGCTTGCGATAGCCTTCTTCCAAATCTGCCAATTGTTCTGGCAGTTCCTTTGTCAAGGTTTCAACAAGAGCTGGAATTCGCTCAACGATGTGTGTCAAAGCGAGAATATGATTTTCAGTTGAATCAAGAATTGCTGCGGCTTCAACCGGGTCACCTGATGAATTTAGGGTAACAAATTGAGAGAATTCAGATTGGATGTTTTCCAATTGTTTCTCAATCTCAGGAAGGGCCTTACCATATTTCTCCGAATCTTCTGCAACGGTATGTTGAAGGGATTCAAACAAGTCCAAGGCATGAAGGACACGGCCACTATTCTTAGATTCTTGTTTTTCGAGTTCAGAAAGGGCATTGCGAATAGCTGCAATATCTTCTTCAATCAAGCCGATTTGGCTTTCAATTTGATCAATCTTGTGAGCTGCTTTAAAGAAACGGAAAGAATTATTGTAGCTTTCAGCTTCAAAGAGGTGATTTTCAATATCAGCAAATGAGTTCAGAGATAAATCAACCCATTTTTGATTCCATTCACGGAAGGTCACCTGACTTTGACCAATCAAGTGCATGTTTTTAACGGCTTCAACCTCATCATTTACAGGAAGGTTGTAGAGTTCTTCTTTTCTTTCTTCAAGGGCCGTTAATCTGCTTACATTACGCTTACGTAAAAAGATAGCTGTTACATAAGCTAAGATCAGAATGACTGCAATCGCAACCATTAGATAAATTAGTTGTCCATTAGACATATCAAACTCCTTTTATACTAGAAACAATCGTAATGATTATATCATATTTTTTAAACCAAGGGAACTATTTCCCACATTTTTTAGACGTCAAGTGTACTGTAAACAGCGTTTTCTTCGATAAATTCGCGACGAGGTTCTACTCGATCCCCCATCAACATATCAAAGATTTTATCTGCTTCGGCAGCATCATCTACCGAAACACGCGCCATCAAGCGATGTTCAGGATCCATGGTTGTTTCCCACAATTGGTGGTCATCCATTTCTCCCAAACCTTTATAACGTTGGATGGTTGGTTTTGAACGCCCTTCACTGTGACGTGCTAAGGCTTCTTGGAGTTTAATTTCTTGATCTGCACCAGGTTGAATGTATTCTTTGATCTCACTTCCAACTTTAACCCCATAAATCGGTGGTTGGGCAATGTAGACATAACCAGCCTCTAAGATTGGTTTCATGTAGCGGTAAATCAAGGTAAGCAGGAGTGTTCGAATGTGGGCTCCATCAACATCGGCATCGGTCATCAAAACAAGTTTTTGGTAACGAGCCTTAGTGACATCAAATTCTGCACCAAATCCTGTTCCCATAGCTGTGAAAAGGCTTCGAATTTCTTCGTTTGCAAGGATTTTATCCATGCTAGCTTTTTCAACGTTCAAGATCTTACCACGAATTGGCAAGATAGCTTGGAATTCACGATTACGACCAGATTTGGCTGATCCACCAGCTGAGTCTCCTTCGACGATGAAGAGTTCGGTTTCAGCAGGGTTGTTAGAAGAACAGTCTGCTAGTTTTCCTGGAAGATTGGAAATTTCCAAGCCAGATTTCTTGCGAGTGACTTCACGCGCACGCTTGGCAGCTACACGAGCCTTGGCAGCCAAAATCCCTTTTTCCACGATACGCTTGGCAATCTGTGGATTTTCCATGAGAAAATCAGAGAAGGCATCGCTGAAGAGGCGATTGGTGATCTTGACCACTTCACTGTTCCCCAGTTTGGTCTTGGTTTGTCCTTCAAACTGCGGGTTTGGATGCTTAACTGAGATAACTGCAGTCAAGCCTTCACGGACATCTTCCCCTGTTAGGTTATCTTCATTGTCTTTTAGTAGCTTATTCTTGCGAGCATAATCATTGATAACACGCGTCAGGGCTGTACGGAAACCTTGCTCATGCGTACCACCTTCATGGGTGTGAATGTTATTGGCGAAACTCATGACGTTTTCGTGGTAACCGGTTGTGTACTGCATGGCTACTTCAACTGTGATATCATCCATCTCACCGTCTGTGTAGATTGGTGTATCAAAGATAACATCCTTGTTCTCGTTGATATATTCAACGTAGCTAGCAATCCCACCCTCATAGTGGTAATGTTTAGTCTGTTCGAGACCATCACGCTTATCTGTGATGGAGATTTGAAGACCTCGGTTCAAAAAGGCTAGTTCTTGAATACGTTTGTTTAATTTATCAAAATCAAAAGTCGTTGTTTCTGTAAAAATCTCTGGATCTGGTGTGAAGTGAACTGTTGTTCCAGTTTTATCTGTATCTCCAACCACCTCAAGATCAGCAACAACATGACCACGACGGTATTCTTGGTAATGAATCTTACCGTTTTTATGGACATGAACATCTAGTTGAGTTGAAAGAGCGTTTACTACTGATGAACCTACACCGTGCAATCCACCTGAAACCTTGTATCCGCCACCGCCGAATTTTCCTCCAGCGTGAAGAACTGTAAAGACGGTCTCAACAGCGGGACGTCCTGTTTTTTCCTGAATATCAACAGGAATTCCACGCCCATCATCCACTACGGTGATGGAGTTATCTGGCTCTATAAAGACTTGGATGTGACTGGCAAATCCAGCTAGGGCTTCGTCAATTGAGTTATCAACGATTTCCCATACTAGATGGTGAAGACCTTCTTTTGAAGTCGATCCAATATACATACCTGGACGCATACGAACAGCTTCAAGTCCCTCCAAAACTTGAATTTGACTGGCATCATAATCCTGTGCCTGTTGATTTTTGATTTCTTCTGTCATTTTTTCCCTTTTCTTACATGTCTATTGCTTGTCTCAATGTCGCAACGTTATTAAAAAGATAGGCATCTAAGCCAGCAGCTTTACCTGCTTCTACATCTATATTTCTGTCACCAATGACCAAACCAGATGTAATATGATATTTATCACGTAAATAAATCATGGACTCAGGATCTGGTTTTCGTTTAAAGCCAGAACTGGCAGTCACCACCTCGGTGAAGTAGTTCGCTATCTGGGTCTTAGCAAGAAGTTCTAGAACTTGGTCATTTCGATGAGAAACCAAGAAATGGCGACCACCCTTGTCCGAAACGTCTTTGAGTAATTCTGGAATTCCCTCAAACAAAACTGGATGTTCTAGCTCACGCGCTTCATTTTCTTTATAGTTCTCTAAAAAATCCTCGATATCTGGTGCAAACTTCTCGATGGCAAAAGCTGTCGAAACCTTCAAAGCTTCGTAGACTCGGTCGTGTTCTTGCTCTATTCCGTATTGGGCTAAGGTTTCTACAAAGGCTGCAGTAGAAGTCTCATAATTATCCAATAGGGTACCACCTAAATCCCATATATAGTCGTGATATTTCATACCCTTCATTATACCATTTTTTTATGAAAAAAGCGATGATTTCCTAGATTTTTCGGCTCTATAATTTATATAGAGAGTAAAACACTATTGCATCTATGGAGCCTTTTTGTGAAGAATAGCTCCTCTATAAATAATCAAGCAAAATCTTTCTTATCTCAAATGTACAAATTAAAGAATAGAAACTACTAACAACCGCGTCATTGTTCACAAACGAAACGCTTTTGGATTTTCAAACTTTAAAAATAGAATACTCATTGCTTTGAATACCACAATAGAGTGCAGAAAAAGATTATTCCAATATGGAGTCCCTTGTTAATTCATTACAGTTCCCAATGATTCCATCTTTCTTTTCAATTGTAATTTATTCTCCAAACAGGCAAAAAACGATAACGTCCTTTTAAGGTGTTATCGTTTTTGTATATCATCAGATAAAGTTTGATTTTTATTGAGCTAAATTCGATTAGTTTCTTCCGAAGTTTTGACCTCTACCATCGCGGTCAAAATACATCCAACTTCCATCTTCAAGTTGAATCCATTTGCTTCGAGCCATATCCCCTGAATTGGCATCGAAATATCGACTAACCCCATTCACATCAACAACTTTTCCTTTGACTTGCTTGCCGTCTTGCGTGAAATAGAGAGTCTGTTGACCAACCTGCTGCAAGCCTGTCACTGCTTTTCCATCTTGATCAAAATAGTACCACTCATTTTGGGAACCTTCGACAAACTTGTTGGTTGCCATCTCTCCTGAGTTAGCATCAAAGTAACGGATACTCTTATCTGAAAGTGTCACGATTTTGCCCTTGACTTGCTTGCCATCTTGGTCGAAGTAAAGTGTTTGTTTGTCAATCTTTTGAAGGCCTGTCACTGCTTTACCAGTTTGGTCAAAGTAATACCATTCGTTCTTGGCACCTTCTGCAAACTTGCCGACTGCCATTTCTCCTGAGTCGGCATCAAAGTAACGGATGGATTTATCAGCCAAAGTTACTACTTTACCCTTGACTTGCTTACCATCTTGGTCAAAGTAAAGTGTTTGTTTGCCAATCTTTTGAAGACCTGTCACTGCTTTACCAGTTTTGTCAAAGTAATACCATTCGTTCTTGGCACCTTCAGCAAACTTGCCGACCGCCATTTCTCCTGAGTTGGCATCAAAGTAACGGATACTCTTATCTGAAAGTGTCACGATTTTACCCTTGACTTGCTTGCCATCTTGGTCAAAGTAAAGTGTTTGTTGACCAATCTTTTGAAGACCTGTCACTGCAACTCCATCTGCTCCGAAATAGTACCAATCACTTGGGTTATCACCTTGAGCAAAACGATTGATAACAGCATTTCCTGAATCCTTGTCAAAGTAACGAAGTTTGCCATCTTTAGCACTCACAATCTTGCCCTTAACCTGATAGCCGTTTTCATCAAAGAATTGCTGTCCATCTCCTATCTTGACAAGACCTCGAGCCATAACGCCCTTGGCATCAAAGTAACGCCAGTTTTGACCATCAGTAGTGTAGTAACGGTTGAGAACTTGGGCACCAGTTTGATCATAGTAGTACTGATTACCATTTTCATCTTCACGGATAGAATCACGAAGTTGAATACCATTCTTCAAGAAATAAACGTGCTTGCCATCAATTTCATGAGCACCTGTTACAAGATAGCCTCGTTTATCGAAGTAATACCAATTTCCATTTTCATCTTGGATAAAGGAATTTTTAGCTTGATAACCACTAGTTGAATAGAACTTAGTACCATTGGCATCACTAACAAATCCTGTGTAAGCATTCTTATTAACTAATTGCTTAGGCAATACTATCTCGCCATTTCTGTTAGTGAGATAGTCGTTGCTAGCCCAGTCTTTAAGAACATAGTAAGCACCACGACCTAAGATATTGGTACCATTGAAGTACTTAGCCGACCACTTGGTAATCTTCTCATCTGTTGTCATCTTTTGACCATTGGAAATCTGTACTCGTTCAAAGATTTCTGGATATTTAGCTTTGAGCTCATCTAAGAAGGCGCCACCGTACTTACCTTGGAAATCAGTTCCATTGGTCTTACTATTAGCTACATAGAGTTTTTCCTTGATTTCTGCACCTTCACGGTAGGTTCCGTAGTTGTTGACACGTGTTGCTGTTACCACTTCCTTACCTGGTAGGTTATAGATTTGGTCTGGTACCCAGTCCGCGATGGCTTGGATATTAACACTGTGAAGCGCACGAAGAGCATTGAGCAAATCTTTTAAAGAACCATATTTATTGTTCTTGCTCATCGCCATATCATAGCGGTCTTCAAAGGCATAACCATTCTGAATGATAGAATCTAAGAAAGTACCGTCTTGGCTAGATACATACTGAGGTGGTAGCTCAAATGAAGTTACTCCCCATTCCTTGAAGAGGTTGACATTTTTAGCAATAACTTTATTGGTATATTGGTCATCGCGGGTTGCAAAGTCTTGGAAGTTAGAAAATCCTTCGTAAATCAACTGAGAATCAAGGGCTGCGCTAGATTCGTAGACCTGACCACTAGCGTTTTTCTTCTTGCTTGCTGTTGTACGAGCATCCTGATCTGCCTTAGCGCCAACTGGTACCCAAACAGCCAGATATCCAGAAACCTGTACATTGCTATAGCCTGCAATATCATTCATATCAAAGGTTAAAATACCATTAGCATCTGTCTTCTTCCAGAGCGATTGCGGCACTTCTTCGTCAGTTAGATAGCGGGAAATGCCATCTTTGGTCGTCAAAAGCACAGGGCGATAGTATTGATTCTTGTGGGCTGCTCCCATATTGACTTGCAGTTTATCCCATTCGTTCAGTTTCAGGTTAGGGTTGTTAGAAGCAATAACAGCCATCCCTTGGGTACGGGTTTCTGCTGTTCCTTCATCTGTTGCTTCATTGGCACCAGTACCGTAGCGAACAGAAGTCAAAATACCATTGTAAGACCATTTATCAGCCTCACGAGGTACACCCATATATGTGACTTTCATGTCTTGTCCACCTGCTACATACTTAATACGAGCACGCAACAAGGCATCAATAGCATCGTGGTAAGGAGATTTTTTCTCCATGTATTGACCATCATCGGTATAGAGGTCACCATAGTAGACCCGAGTGATAGAGTCTTTATTGGAGAGCATGAGAGCATGAGCAGTTGGGATGTTGAACTGCGTATACTTCTTGTCTGCCTTGCGCATATCTTCGTTGTAAATCTTGAAGGCTTGCTTGAGTTCATCCATAGTAAAGGTCAAACCATCCGTGTTTGGATTAATATTTTCTCGGATGATGTCGGCAATAACGGTTTGTACTTCACTGTCATGAGCCCGAACAAAGATATAGTTAGCCATCCGTTCGCCATTTTTCTTTTCAGAAGAACGGTCATTTAGACTATTTGTAATCGTTGGCTCTACTCCGCTACGGATAGATAGATTACGCATGAATGAATAAAGCAAGGAGAAGCGTAGCTTGTTGTCAATTGCTAGTTGAGCACCTTTAGTATCTTTGTTGTAGTCAGGATCGTTATCAGACCAAGCTTCCAAGATAGACAAATGCTTGATAGCTTCTTCTTCACTTTCTCCCACCTTGTAGCGAGACTTGAAGTAGTCAGATGCGATTTGGAGCAAGTCTGCGTTGACATTGTCCACCGCATCGACACGAACTCCATCAAAATTAGCAGTCGGATCATTGGCTACGATGCTTCCAAAGTTCATCATAAAATGCAACCAGTTGAGTTGTTCGGCTTGAACAGCTGGATTAGAGTTGTCAAAGTCGTTAGCGAGCAAGAACTCATAACCACCATTTGACTTGTCAATGAAGTACTTAGGTGTACCTGTTTGACTAGTAGGGGTACGGTTAAGCAGACGGAACTTAGAGTCAGTATGAGAGCTCTTCTCATTATTGGTATAAAGCAAAGCTCCACCCTGCAAGTGGTCCTTTTTAGTACCAGTTGTTTCAGACTCTGACTTGATATTCCAGTTTGGCTGGGTTTTGACAAAGGCACCCATCAGCGTTCTCAACCATTTTGTATCGCCTTCTTTACCAATTTTTTCCTCAATTTTGCGCTGAACCTGCTGAGAAGCTCCTGTCAGGAGAGCTTGTTCAACTTTGTTTTCAAAAGCACCTGCTCCCAGACCTTGCTGGTTCATATAGTTGAGGTAATTAATCTGAGTACGTTTATCAGGCCACCAAGCCATCAAAAGGGGACGTAAGTCTGTTTCTGTCGAAGCCGTCCATGTTTTTCCATCTTTTAAGATGAACTTTGGACGATACCAACTATCTGCTGTCAAATAACCGTCTACAGTTTCGATATCCTTGTCAGTCGTACCGTAAAAAGCATTCTTTTGAGAGAATTCATTATTGAGACTGCTGGTTCCTTGTTGGAACTGATATTCATTTGAATCAACTAAGGCACCGGTTTCTGCATCAAAATAAAGTATTCTCCCATTAAGTTCAACTGCAAAGTTCTTTTTAACTGTACCATCGTCCTGAACATAGTAATTTTTACCATCAATGGTCTTAATATGAGATAGGACATCATCATCATGGTCAGCATTTACAGGTGCAGGTTGAGCCTGATCTGCCACCATTCTTTCAGCTATTGCTCCCTGTTTTTGAGCAGGTTCGGGCAAGCGATCTTTCTTTGCAACCTTTGGATTTGCAACAATCTTGTCTTCAACAGCCGTTTTTTCTCG
Proteins encoded in this window:
- the ezrA gene encoding septation ring formation regulator EzrA, with product MSNGQLIYLMVAIAVILILAYVTAIFLRKRNVSRLTALEERKEELYNLPVNDEVEAVKNMHLIGQSQVTFREWNQKWVDLSLNSFADIENHLFEAESYNNSFRFFKAAHKIDQIESQIGLIEEDIAAIRNALSELEKQESKNSGRVLHALDLFESLQHTVAEDSEKYGKALPEIEKQLENIQSEFSQFVTLNSSGDPVEAAAILDSTENHILALTHIVERIPALVETLTKELPEQLADLEEGYRKLLDANYHFTETDIESRFQLLHESLKNNQENIRQLELDNAEYENNRIQEEINALYDIFTREIAAQKVVESLLATLPTYLNHLKENNQVLVQDLERLTKTYLLPESDGNHVRRLQAELAALDTAIMEVTEDQGESTQAYSALEEQLEMLQSNLKDIEDEQISVSERLAQIEKDDLNARQKANVYVNRLHTIKRYMEKRNLPGIPQSFLKLFFTASHNTEDLMAELEQPQVNIESVKRILEIATNDMEALETETYDIVQYATLTEQLLQYSNRYRSFDERIQEAFNEALEIFEKEFDYQASFEKISQALEVAEPGVTNRFVTSYEKTREAIRF
- the gyrB gene encoding DNA topoisomerase (ATP-hydrolyzing) subunit B produces the protein MTEEIKNQQAQDYDASQIQVLEGLEAVRMRPGMYIGSTSKEGLHHLVWEIVDNSIDEALAGFASHIQVFIEPDNSITVVDDGRGIPVDIQEKTGRPAVETVFTVLHAGGKFGGGGYKVSGGLHGVGSSVVNALSTQLDVHVHKNGKIHYQEYRRGHVVADLEVVGDTDKTGTTVHFTPDPEIFTETTTFDFDKLNKRIQELAFLNRGLQISITDKRDGLEQTKHYHYEGGIASYVEYINENKDVIFDTPIYTDGEMDDITVEVAMQYTTGYHENVMSFANNIHTHEGGTHEQGFRTALTRVINDYARKNKLLKDNEDNLTGEDVREGLTAVISVKHPNPQFEGQTKTKLGNSEVVKITNRLFSDAFSDFLMENPQIAKRIVEKGILAAKARVAAKRAREVTRKKSGLEISNLPGKLADCSSNNPAETELFIVEGDSAGGSAKSGRNREFQAILPIRGKILNVEKASMDKILANEEIRSLFTAMGTGFGAEFDVTKARYQKLVLMTDADVDGAHIRTLLLTLIYRYMKPILEAGYVYIAQPPIYGVKVGSEIKEYIQPGADQEIKLQEALARHSEGRSKPTIQRYKGLGEMDDHQLWETTMDPEHRLMARVSVDDAAEADKIFDMLMGDRVEPRREFIEENAVYSTLDV
- a CDS encoding HAD-IA family hydrolase yields the protein MKYHDYIWDLGGTLLDNYETSTAAFVETLAQYGIEQEHDRVYEALKVSTAFAIEKFAPDIEDFLENYKENEARELEHPVLFEGIPELLKDVSDKGGRHFLVSHRNDQVLELLAKTQIANYFTEVVTASSGFKRKPDPESMIYLRDKYHITSGLVIGDRNIDVEAGKAAGLDAYLFNNVATLRQAIDM
- a CDS encoding glycoside hydrolase family 70 protein; amino-acid sequence: MMEKKIHYKMHKVKKNWVAIALTTLALIVAPKVLGLESGVVHADDVKQVVVQEPATAQTSGPGQQTPAQAKIASEQEAEKVTPADKVTDDVAASEKPAKPAENTEATVQTNAQEPAKPADTKEASTEKAAVAEEVKAANAITETPKTEVADQNKQARPTTAQDQEGDKREKTAVEDKIVANPKVAKKDRLPEPAQKQGAIAERMVADQAQPAPVNADHDDDVLSHIKTIDGKNYYVQDDGTVKKNFAVELNGRILYFDAETGALVDSNEYQFQQGTSSLNNEFSQKNAFYGTTDKDIETVDGYLTADSWYRPKFILKDGKTWTASTETDLRPLLMAWWPDKRTQINYLNYMNQQGLGAGAFENKVEQALLTGASQQVQRKIEEKIGKEGDTKWLRTLMGAFVKTQPNWNIKSESETTGTKKDHLQGGALLYTNNEKSSHTDSKFRLLNRTPTSQTGTPKYFIDKSNGGYEFLLANDFDNSNPAVQAEQLNWLHFMMNFGSIVANDPTANFDGVRVDAVDNVNADLLQIASDYFKSRYKVGESEEEAIKHLSILEAWSDNDPDYNKDTKGAQLAIDNKLRFSLLYSFMRNLSIRSGVEPTITNSLNDRSSEKKNGERMANYIFVRAHDSEVQTVIADIIRENINPNTDGLTFTMDELKQAFKIYNEDMRKADKKYTQFNIPTAHALMLSNKDSITRVYYGDLYTDDGQYMEKKSPYHDAIDALLRARIKYVAGGQDMKVTYMGVPREADKWSYNGILTSVRYGTGANEATDEGTAETRTQGMAVIASNNPNLKLNEWDKLQVNMGAAHKNQYYRPVLLTTKDGISRYLTDEEVPQSLWKKTDANGILTFDMNDIAGYSNVQVSGYLAVWVPVGAKADQDARTTASKKKNASGQVYESSAALDSQLIYEGFSNFQDFATRDDQYTNKVIAKNVNLFKEWGVTSFELPPQYVSSQDGTFLDSIIQNGYAFEDRYDMAMSKNNKYGSLKDLLNALRALHSVNIQAIADWVPDQIYNLPGKEVVTATRVNNYGTYREGAEIKEKLYVANSKTNGTDFQGKYGGAFLDELKAKYPEIFERVQISNGQKMTTDEKITKWSAKYFNGTNILGRGAYYVLKDWASNDYLTNRNGEIVLPKQLVNKNAYTGFVSDANGTKFYSTSGYQAKNSFIQDENGNWYYFDKRGYLVTGAHEIDGKHVYFLKNGIQLRDSIREDENGNQYYYDQTGAQVLNRYYTTDGQNWRYFDAKGVMARGLVKIGDGQQFFDENGYQVKGKIVSAKDGKLRYFDKDSGNAVINRFAQGDNPSDWYYFGADGVAVTGLQKIGQQTLYFDQDGKQVKGKIVTLSDKSIRYFDANSGEMAVGKFAEGAKNEWYYFDKTGKAVTGLQKIGKQTLYFDQDGKQVKGKVVTLADKSIRYFDADSGEMAVGKFAEGAKNEWYYFDQTGKAVTGLQKIDKQTLYFDQDGKQVKGKIVTLSDKSIRYFDANSGEMATNKFVEGSQNEWYYFDQDGKAVTGLQQVGQQTLYFTQDGKQVKGKVVDVNGVSRYFDANSGDMARSKWIQLEDGSWMYFDRDGRGQNFGRN